The Microbacterium sp. LWH7-1.2 genome window below encodes:
- a CDS encoding alpha/beta fold hydrolase: MTTIDDALDDDRAIPDIDWRVFPDGTIRDVLAAPSGGLARVRLGDDDAPRVVLVSGVAGSKEDFVRLFPLFASAGYRVESFDLAGHYGSAAAGPENLEPPREHYDYRLFLDDLIAVLEDGSTPAHVLGYSFAGLLAELALVERPDLFASLTLMAAPPATGQVFRGVKHIGPISDMPPHRAAGLILWGIRYNLNRTPPLRIAFVRERMAVTRRPAVDDVVALMMAMPDIANDVAAVDIPKLIAVGEQDLWPTTQHAAYAQRIGARLAVYETGHAPCETAPHQLVRDMLRLFADAR; encoded by the coding sequence ATGACGACGATCGACGACGCTCTCGACGACGACCGGGCGATTCCCGATATCGACTGGCGGGTGTTCCCCGACGGCACGATCCGAGACGTGCTCGCGGCGCCGAGCGGCGGGCTCGCCCGGGTGCGCCTCGGCGACGACGACGCTCCTCGGGTTGTGCTCGTGTCGGGCGTCGCGGGTTCCAAGGAGGACTTCGTCCGGCTGTTCCCCCTGTTCGCGAGCGCCGGGTACCGCGTCGAGTCGTTCGACCTCGCGGGTCACTACGGCTCGGCGGCGGCCGGTCCCGAGAACCTCGAGCCGCCCCGCGAGCACTACGACTACCGGCTGTTCCTGGACGATCTCATCGCGGTGCTGGAGGACGGGTCGACACCGGCTCACGTGCTCGGCTACAGCTTCGCGGGTCTGCTCGCCGAGCTGGCGCTCGTCGAGCGGCCCGACCTCTTCGCCAGCCTGACGCTGATGGCCGCTCCGCCCGCGACGGGCCAGGTGTTCCGAGGGGTGAAGCACATCGGGCCGATTTCCGACATGCCGCCGCATCGCGCGGCCGGTCTGATCCTCTGGGGGATCCGCTACAACCTCAATCGCACACCGCCGCTGCGGATCGCGTTCGTCCGCGAGCGCATGGCCGTCACGCGGCGGCCCGCCGTCGACGACGTCGTCGCGCTGATGATGGCGATGCCCGACATCGCGAACGACGTGGCCGCCGTGGACATCCCCAAGCTCATCGCCGTCGGCGAGCAGGACCTCTGGCCGACCACGCAGCACGCCGCGTACGCCCAGCGCATCGGCGCGCGCCTGGCGGTCTACGAGACCGGGCACGCGCCGTGCGAGACCGCACCGCACCAGCTCGTGCGGGACATGCTTCGACTCTTCGCCGACGCGCGATGA
- a CDS encoding acyltransferase family protein → MTGSSVPPTATTTTPTGSIARPRRRTPFWDNARFACIVFVVLGHAVQRLTYDSDIALGLYLVIYAFHMPAFAIISGYFSKSDAPTKTQMARVITDILVPYIVFEGLWTLTKWLVEGQANPNITQPSWTLWFLLALGIFRLVLPYLALLRWPLLWTVVISIGAGYLPNIGSTFSLSRTLGLLPFFTLGWWLREHDVVARLRLLDRRPWWVLAGGLALFAVAGWAAWFFVDDWRAMNLREWLFYDENYASIGGTQWWAGGVRLALMVVAVVLSTAFFALVPRETHWWTHFGQYTMYVYLLHSFVLYPFRENGLLRNAEPTWLWLPLVIVGSVLIALGLATKPVRRIFRPLVEPRPTWLFADRTLARREGRRSDPTGSRRPREQPRMPRPDPRQNG, encoded by the coding sequence ATGACCGGCAGCAGCGTTCCGCCCACGGCGACCACCACCACCCCGACGGGGTCCATCGCCCGTCCGCGGCGGCGCACGCCGTTCTGGGACAACGCGCGCTTCGCGTGCATCGTGTTCGTCGTGCTCGGCCACGCCGTCCAGCGTCTGACGTACGACTCCGATATCGCGCTGGGGCTGTACCTCGTGATCTACGCCTTCCACATGCCCGCGTTCGCGATCATCTCGGGCTACTTCTCGAAGTCGGATGCCCCGACCAAGACGCAGATGGCACGCGTGATCACCGACATCCTGGTGCCGTACATCGTGTTCGAAGGGCTGTGGACCCTGACCAAGTGGCTGGTCGAGGGACAGGCGAACCCGAACATCACCCAGCCCTCGTGGACGCTGTGGTTCCTCCTCGCGCTCGGCATCTTCCGGCTCGTGCTCCCCTACCTGGCGCTGCTGCGCTGGCCGCTGCTGTGGACCGTCGTGATCTCGATCGGCGCCGGCTACCTGCCCAACATCGGCTCGACGTTCTCGCTGTCGCGGACCCTCGGCCTGCTGCCGTTCTTCACACTCGGGTGGTGGCTGCGTGAGCACGACGTCGTCGCGCGCCTCCGGCTGCTCGACCGCCGGCCCTGGTGGGTGCTCGCCGGAGGCCTCGCACTCTTCGCCGTCGCCGGCTGGGCGGCGTGGTTCTTCGTCGACGACTGGCGCGCGATGAACCTGCGCGAATGGCTGTTCTACGACGAGAACTACGCCTCGATCGGCGGCACCCAGTGGTGGGCGGGCGGCGTGCGCCTCGCGCTGATGGTCGTCGCCGTGGTGCTGTCGACCGCGTTCTTCGCGCTCGTGCCGCGCGAGACCCACTGGTGGACGCACTTCGGCCAGTACACGATGTACGTCTACCTTCTGCACTCCTTCGTGCTGTACCCGTTCCGCGAGAACGGCCTGCTGCGCAACGCCGAGCCGACGTGGCTCTGGCTGCCACTCGTGATCGTCGGATCCGTGCTCATCGCGCTGGGCCTTGCGACGAAGCCCGTGCGCCGCATCTTCCGTCCGCTGGTCGAACCGCGCCCGACGTGGCTGTTCGCCGATCGCACCCTGGCGCGCCGCGAGGGGCGGCGCAGCGACCCCACCGGATCGCGCCGACCGCGGGAGCAGCCACGGATGCCGCGACCCGATCCGCGCCAGAACGGCTGA
- a CDS encoding SDR family oxidoreductase: protein MTRPPRSVLVTGCSTGIGRETASLLALRGWRVYATARRLDAIADLERHGCRLLELDVTDEASRASAVHAVLETEGAVGVLVNNAGISELGATAAMPVARVERMFATNVFGMLSLTQLVIPGMRARGAGRIVNIGSMNGRWMMPGMGAYAATKHALEAFTDALRYELRPFGIQASLIAPGMVTTGFGHTAAQHSEDAIDDPQWADFAARVAELTLTWDAGPRARLACSPREVAERVVRAVESPRPRARYRVAPSATMMLALRRVLPERSFEGVLRTQFPSPRP, encoded by the coding sequence ATGACGCGTCCCCCACGCAGCGTGCTCGTGACCGGCTGTTCCACCGGCATCGGCCGCGAGACGGCGTCCCTCCTCGCCCTGCGCGGCTGGCGCGTCTACGCCACGGCTCGCCGCCTCGACGCGATCGCGGATCTCGAGAGGCACGGATGCCGCCTCCTCGAGCTCGACGTCACCGACGAGGCCTCCCGCGCCTCCGCCGTCCACGCGGTCCTCGAGACCGAAGGCGCGGTCGGGGTGCTGGTCAACAACGCGGGCATCAGCGAACTCGGTGCGACGGCGGCCATGCCGGTGGCCCGCGTCGAGCGGATGTTCGCGACCAACGTGTTCGGCATGCTGAGCCTCACGCAGCTCGTCATCCCCGGAATGCGCGCTCGCGGCGCCGGGCGCATCGTGAACATCGGCTCGATGAACGGGCGCTGGATGATGCCGGGCATGGGCGCATACGCCGCCACCAAGCACGCGCTCGAGGCGTTCACCGATGCTCTCCGCTACGAGCTGCGGCCGTTCGGCATCCAGGCGTCGCTCATCGCGCCGGGCATGGTCACGACCGGCTTCGGTCACACCGCCGCACAGCACAGCGAGGACGCGATCGACGACCCGCAGTGGGCGGACTTCGCCGCCCGCGTGGCCGAGCTGACGCTGACCTGGGACGCCGGACCGCGCGCCCGCCTCGCGTGTTCGCCGCGCGAGGTCGCGGAGCGTGTGGTGCGCGCGGTCGAGTCGCCGCGGCCGCGTGCCCGGTACAGGGTCGCGCCGTCGGCGACGATGATGCTGGCGCTGCGGCGCGTGCTGCCGGAGCGGTCGTTCGAAGGCGTGCTGCGCACCCAGTTCCCGTCCCCGCGACCCTGA
- a CDS encoding WYL domain-containing protein: MADTSARMLALLALLQSRPRWPGPELAARLDVSVRTIRTDIERLRSLGYPVEAERGRAGSYRLAAGGKLPPLLLDDEEAVAVAIGLRVARGVAGVDEAGARALAKLLQVLPERLRPTVDAVAATIDSGPENVGTDAPDPEVDSQVLAAVAQAVHAGEWLRFDDRGIPRRVEPYRLLSWQRRWYLVARDPDTGEWETFRLDWMEPRMPTRRRFDPVPVPGGDFTAFALRSIAAGGWIVHARLRIAAPAERVIARINPTVGVVEAVDPSTSVLVTGADSLETIAAYIGMLGMDFTVDSPPELLPHLRRLAERYARAVG, encoded by the coding sequence ATGGCCGACACATCCGCGCGGATGCTCGCGCTGCTGGCTCTGCTGCAGAGCCGCCCGCGGTGGCCCGGTCCGGAATTGGCGGCGCGCCTGGACGTTTCGGTGCGCACGATCCGCACCGACATCGAGCGCCTGCGCTCCCTCGGCTATCCCGTCGAGGCCGAGCGGGGCCGCGCCGGGTCGTACCGGCTGGCGGCGGGCGGCAAACTGCCGCCCCTGCTCCTCGACGACGAGGAGGCAGTCGCTGTGGCCATCGGGTTGCGCGTGGCCCGCGGGGTCGCCGGCGTGGATGAGGCCGGCGCCCGCGCGCTCGCGAAGCTGCTCCAGGTGCTGCCCGAGCGACTGCGGCCGACCGTCGACGCGGTCGCCGCGACGATCGACAGCGGGCCCGAGAACGTCGGCACCGACGCGCCCGACCCCGAAGTCGACTCCCAGGTGCTCGCCGCCGTCGCTCAGGCCGTGCACGCCGGGGAGTGGCTGCGCTTCGACGATCGCGGCATCCCGCGACGTGTGGAGCCGTACCGACTGCTCAGCTGGCAACGCCGGTGGTACCTCGTCGCGCGCGATCCCGACACCGGGGAATGGGAGACGTTCCGGCTGGACTGGATGGAGCCCCGCATGCCGACGCGGCGCCGCTTCGACCCCGTCCCGGTGCCGGGGGGAGACTTCACCGCCTTCGCCCTGCGGTCGATCGCGGCCGGCGGATGGATCGTGCACGCGCGACTGCGGATCGCGGCGCCTGCGGAACGGGTGATCGCGCGTATCAATCCGACGGTCGGGGTGGTCGAGGCGGTGGACCCGTCGACCTCGGTGCTCGTCACGGGTGCCGACAGCCTCGAGACGATCGCCGCGTACATCGGGATGCTGGGCATGGACTTCACGGTGGACTCGCCGCCCGAGCTCCTGCCGCACCTGCGGCGACTCGCGGAGCGCTATGCGCGTGCCGTGGGCTGA
- a CDS encoding epoxide hydrolase: MNNATTPTAAIRPFRIDVPQTDLDDLADRLSRTRLPQPAPSDDWESGTPNGYLAEAVARWRGGFDWRAAEARMNEFPHFTTEIDGQTIHFLHVRSPHAGATPLLLAHTYPGSFVDYLDMIGPLVDPVAHGGRAEDAFGVVVPDAPGFGFSQPVSDSGWTVGRVAAAYDTLMRRLGYDSYGIHGSDNGAMVARELGLIDPAGFLGLHVLQLFSFPSGDPAEFERLEPQDYAGLEHMQWFQSVGAYNTMNAARPQTIAAALSDSPVGHLAYAELFNSFGNGTSLVPLDAILTEVSVAWFANASAGMSRAYRDNALADAEPRVSDARTGVAVFKDDFQTIKVFAERDNTNIVHWSRFERGGHYAALEVPELVVGDIRAFFARS, translated from the coding sequence ATGAACAACGCAACCACCCCCACCGCCGCCATCCGCCCCTTCCGCATCGACGTCCCGCAGACCGACCTCGACGACCTCGCCGACCGTCTCTCGCGCACGCGGCTGCCGCAGCCGGCACCGTCCGACGACTGGGAGTCGGGCACGCCGAACGGCTACCTCGCCGAAGCGGTCGCGCGCTGGCGCGGCGGCTTCGACTGGCGCGCCGCCGAGGCGCGCATGAACGAGTTCCCGCACTTCACCACCGAGATCGACGGGCAGACCATCCACTTCCTGCACGTGCGCTCGCCGCACGCGGGGGCGACGCCGCTGCTGCTCGCCCACACCTACCCCGGCTCGTTCGTGGACTACCTCGACATGATCGGGCCGCTCGTCGACCCGGTCGCGCACGGCGGCCGTGCCGAGGACGCCTTCGGTGTCGTCGTGCCCGACGCGCCCGGCTTCGGCTTCAGCCAGCCGGTGTCCGACTCGGGCTGGACGGTCGGGCGCGTCGCCGCCGCGTACGACACGCTCATGCGCCGGCTCGGCTACGACTCGTACGGCATCCATGGCAGCGACAACGGCGCGATGGTCGCGCGGGAGCTCGGCCTCATCGACCCCGCGGGGTTCCTCGGGCTGCACGTGCTGCAGCTGTTCTCGTTCCCGTCGGGCGACCCGGCGGAATTCGAGCGCCTCGAGCCGCAGGACTACGCGGGCCTCGAGCACATGCAGTGGTTCCAGTCGGTCGGCGCCTACAACACCATGAACGCCGCCCGCCCGCAGACCATCGCCGCCGCGCTGTCGGACTCCCCGGTGGGACACCTCGCGTACGCCGAGCTGTTCAACTCCTTCGGCAACGGCACGTCGCTGGTCCCGCTCGATGCGATCCTCACCGAGGTCAGCGTCGCCTGGTTCGCCAACGCCTCGGCCGGCATGAGCCGCGCGTACCGCGACAACGCCCTGGCGGATGCCGAGCCCCGCGTGAGCGACGCGCGCACGGGTGTCGCGGTGTTCAAGGACGACTTCCAGACGATCAAGGTGTTCGCCGAGCGCGACAACACGAACATCGTGCACTGGAGCCGCTTCGAGCGCGGCGGCCACTACGCGGCGCTCGAGGTCCCCGAGCTCGTCGTCGGCGACATCCGAGCCTTCTTCGCGCGCTCCTGA
- a CDS encoding 2-oxoglutarate and iron-dependent oxygenase domain-containing protein, protein MTDLNLPILDLSRLDEGPEAAAQFRDDLRAATHDVGFFYLTGTGISPELEARLHQAARDFFALPEADKLAIENVNSPHFRGYTRIGGERTQGKVDWREQIDIGPEREAVTDADAPDFTRLIGPNLWPEAQPELREVVSEWHDHLSGVARKLLRAWALSLGAPENYFDEHFGEPSTLIKIVRYPGKEDPTPQQGVGAHKDSGVLTLLWVEPGKGGLQVEREGQWVDAPPVPGAFVVNIGELLEYATQGYLIATKHRVTSPRYPDDRISVPFFFNPALDKRLPLIELPDELAAQARGVTQDPSNPIHALYGENALKSRLRAHPDVAEIHHADLVASRAEASA, encoded by the coding sequence ATGACCGACCTCAACCTGCCGATCCTCGACCTCTCCCGGCTCGACGAGGGACCCGAGGCCGCCGCACAGTTCCGCGACGACCTGCGCGCCGCGACGCACGACGTCGGGTTCTTCTACCTGACGGGAACAGGCATCTCCCCCGAGCTGGAGGCGCGCCTGCACCAGGCCGCGCGCGACTTCTTCGCGCTGCCCGAGGCCGACAAGCTCGCGATCGAGAACGTCAACAGCCCGCACTTCCGCGGGTACACGCGCATCGGCGGCGAGCGCACGCAGGGCAAGGTCGACTGGCGCGAGCAGATCGACATCGGCCCCGAGCGAGAGGCCGTGACGGATGCCGATGCCCCGGACTTCACGCGACTCATCGGCCCGAACCTGTGGCCCGAGGCCCAGCCGGAGCTCCGCGAGGTCGTCTCAGAGTGGCACGACCATCTGTCGGGCGTCGCGCGCAAGCTGCTGCGCGCCTGGGCGCTGTCGCTCGGCGCACCCGAGAACTACTTCGACGAGCACTTCGGCGAGCCCTCGACGCTCATCAAGATCGTCCGCTACCCCGGCAAGGAGGACCCGACGCCGCAGCAGGGCGTCGGCGCCCACAAGGACTCCGGCGTGCTGACGCTGCTGTGGGTCGAGCCCGGCAAGGGAGGTCTGCAGGTCGAGCGCGAAGGGCAGTGGGTGGACGCCCCGCCGGTGCCGGGCGCCTTCGTCGTCAACATCGGCGAGCTGCTCGAGTACGCGACCCAGGGCTACCTCATCGCGACGAAGCATCGCGTGACCTCGCCGCGCTATCCCGACGACCGCATCTCGGTGCCGTTCTTCTTCAACCCCGCCCTCGACAAGCGCCTGCCGCTCATCGAGCTGCCCGACGAGCTCGCGGCGCAGGCCCGCGGCGTCACGCAGGATCCGTCCAACCCGATCCATGCGCTGTACGGCGAGAACGCGCTCAAGTCACGCCTTCGCGCGCACCCCGACGTCGCCGAGATCCACCACGCGGATCTCGTCGCGTCGCGGGCGGAAGCATCCGCCTGA
- a CDS encoding PfkB family carbohydrate kinase, protein MSDVTIFAPSPTLTVTVEEHDGEPDIHLHPGGQGVWQARMLVRLGVSVTMCGAFTGEIGRMLRHLLEDEDLTVVGVEREGTGSAYVHDRRGGERRIIAEAAGEPLARHDLDELYGVALREGLHSGLVILSGPAGGETLPADTYRRLAADLREGGAKVVVDLAGKRLVAALEGGVDVLKVSEEELVADGLLADDSPAALLATMRDLHRRGAAAVIVSRGSDPLLLLDSGGFIEVESPRMAVADTSGAGDSLTAGVAAGIARGETAREAIVTGAAAGALNVTRHGLGTGDPDAIAQLRESVTVRELVDASAAGVAHPVTGHVSPDGLAALANPEKPDTGAPR, encoded by the coding sequence ATGAGCGACGTCACGATCTTCGCACCGTCCCCGACGCTCACGGTCACCGTCGAGGAGCACGACGGCGAGCCCGACATCCACCTGCACCCCGGCGGCCAGGGCGTGTGGCAGGCCCGCATGCTGGTCCGGCTGGGCGTCTCCGTCACGATGTGCGGCGCCTTCACCGGTGAGATCGGACGGATGCTGCGGCACCTGCTCGAAGACGAGGACCTCACCGTCGTCGGGGTCGAGCGCGAGGGCACGGGCTCCGCGTACGTGCACGACCGCCGGGGAGGCGAACGCCGCATCATCGCCGAGGCCGCCGGCGAGCCGCTCGCGCGCCACGATCTCGATGAGCTGTACGGCGTCGCCCTGCGCGAGGGCCTCCACTCGGGTCTCGTGATCCTGAGTGGACCTGCCGGTGGCGAGACCCTGCCCGCTGACACCTACCGCCGACTCGCCGCGGACCTGCGCGAGGGCGGCGCGAAGGTCGTCGTCGACCTCGCCGGCAAGCGCCTCGTGGCCGCACTCGAGGGCGGCGTGGACGTGCTCAAGGTCAGCGAGGAGGAATTGGTCGCGGACGGACTGCTCGCCGACGACTCCCCCGCTGCCTTGCTGGCGACCATGCGCGACCTTCATCGCCGCGGCGCGGCAGCGGTCATCGTGTCGCGCGGAAGCGACCCGCTCCTGCTGCTGGACTCCGGCGGGTTCATCGAGGTCGAGTCGCCGCGGATGGCGGTGGCCGACACCAGCGGTGCGGGCGACTCCCTCACCGCGGGGGTGGCCGCGGGCATCGCGCGAGGCGAGACCGCACGCGAGGCGATCGTGACGGGCGCCGCCGCGGGCGCACTCAACGTCACCCGGCATGGCCTCGGCACCGGCGATCCGGATGCCATCGCGCAGCTCCGCGAGTCGGTGACCGTGCGCGAGCTCGTCGACGCCTCGGCGGCGGGGGTCGCCCATCCCGTCACCGGACACGTCAGTCCCGATGGGCTCGCCGCGCTCGCGAATCCCGAGAAGCCCGACACGGGGGCGCCGCGATGA
- a CDS encoding 5'/3'-nucleotidase SurE: MTRTLITNDDGIDAPGLHVLAKLARDAGLDVTVAAPMRQSSGSSASIVAAEVDGRIAIEQRELPGLDGVLAYAVRGGPAVRSSTSTHPTRRRTAASWRHRSRRSASCRRRSPSVTRATSGWPSKTCRTH; this comes from the coding sequence ATGACGCGCACGCTGATCACCAACGACGACGGCATCGACGCCCCCGGACTCCACGTGCTCGCGAAGCTCGCGCGAGACGCGGGCCTCGACGTGACGGTCGCCGCCCCGATGCGGCAGTCGAGCGGCTCGAGCGCATCGATCGTCGCTGCAGAAGTGGACGGTCGCATCGCGATCGAACAGCGCGAGCTGCCCGGACTCGATGGTGTCCTCGCCTACGCGGTGCGCGGCGGCCCCGCGGTACGGTCGTCAACCTCAACGCACCCAACACGCCGACGAACCGCGGCGTCGTGGAGGCATCGCTCGCGCCGTTCGGCATCGTGCAGACGACGCTCACCGAGCGTGACGCGGGCCACATCCGGCTGGCCGTCGAAGACCTGCCGAACACACTAG
- the rpsO gene encoding 30S ribosomal protein S15: MALEADVKKAIIEEYATHPGDTGSPEVQVAMLTQRIKDLTEHLKEHKHDHHSRRGLFLLVGQRRRLLGYLQDIDINRYRSLIERLGLRR, encoded by the coding sequence ATGGCACTGGAAGCAGACGTCAAGAAGGCGATCATCGAAGAGTACGCGACGCACCCCGGTGACACCGGATCCCCCGAGGTGCAGGTCGCGATGCTGACGCAGCGCATCAAGGACCTCACCGAGCACCTCAAGGAGCACAAGCACGACCACCACTCGCGTCGTGGTCTGTTCCTGCTCGTCGGTCAGCGCCGCCGCCTGCTGGGTTACCTGCAGGACATCGACATCAACCGTTACCGCTCGCTCATCGAGCGCCTCGGTCTGCGCCGCTAG
- a CDS encoding DUF167 domain-containing protein, whose protein sequence is MQYTVRVKAGSRRGPLVEASDDGLVVHVKERAVDGAANKGVVRVLAAHFGVAPSRVTILRGHTARIKRVEVDE, encoded by the coding sequence GTGCAGTACACCGTCCGCGTCAAGGCCGGGAGCCGGCGAGGGCCGCTGGTCGAGGCATCCGACGACGGTCTCGTCGTCCACGTGAAGGAGCGGGCCGTGGACGGCGCCGCGAACAAGGGGGTCGTGCGCGTCCTCGCGGCCCATTTCGGCGTGGCGCCCAGCCGCGTCACGATCCTTCGAGGCCACACCGCGCGCATCAAGCGCGTGGAGGTCGATGAATGA
- a CDS encoding DMT family transporter — MTSTRTPPPALRAERLPSPRWITVQFVLAGIVWGASFLFMKVSLTGISPAQVAWTRILLGTLTLGALVLLRREHLTRSLKVWAQLTVLGLTFCVIPFLLFSWAQQHVSSGVASIFNATTPIMTAIMAWLVFRVERLKALQVLGIGVGILGVVVIIAPWQGIALDGSLVAELAILGATASYGFSFAYMRRFVSNTGMSALAFTFGYIAMAGVVMALLTPFLVLTPVRLDIPIVVSLLLLGCLGTGIAYVWNQNTVRAWGPTRASTVTYITPVVGVILGIAILGETVTWNEPIGALVVFLGILLAQDRLRRRTLG; from the coding sequence GTGACCTCCACTCGAACTCCTCCCCCGGCCCTGCGGGCGGAGAGGCTTCCGTCCCCGCGCTGGATCACGGTGCAGTTCGTGCTCGCGGGGATCGTGTGGGGTGCGAGCTTCCTGTTCATGAAGGTGTCGCTCACCGGTATCTCGCCCGCGCAGGTCGCGTGGACCCGCATCCTCCTCGGAACCCTCACGCTCGGCGCCCTCGTTCTTCTGCGGCGCGAACACCTGACCCGCAGCCTCAAGGTGTGGGCGCAACTCACCGTGCTGGGCCTCACGTTCTGCGTCATCCCGTTCCTGCTGTTCTCGTGGGCGCAGCAGCACGTCAGCTCCGGCGTCGCGAGCATCTTCAACGCGACCACCCCGATCATGACCGCGATCATGGCGTGGCTCGTCTTCCGCGTCGAGCGCCTGAAGGCGCTGCAGGTTCTGGGGATCGGTGTCGGCATCCTGGGTGTCGTCGTGATCATCGCTCCGTGGCAGGGCATAGCCCTGGACGGCAGCCTCGTCGCCGAGCTCGCCATCCTCGGCGCGACCGCGAGCTACGGCTTCAGCTTCGCCTACATGCGGCGCTTCGTCTCGAACACCGGGATGTCGGCGCTCGCGTTCACCTTCGGCTACATCGCGATGGCGGGTGTCGTGATGGCGCTGCTCACGCCGTTCCTCGTGCTCACGCCGGTGCGCCTCGACATCCCGATCGTGGTGAGCCTGCTGCTGCTCGGGTGCCTCGGCACCGGCATCGCATACGTGTGGAACCAGAACACGGTGCGTGCGTGGGGGCCGACTCGCGCCTCGACCGTGACCTACATCACTCCGGTGGTCGGGGTGATCCTCGGCATCGCGATCCTCGGCGAGACGGTGACGTGGAACGAGCCGATCGGCGCTCTCGTCGTGTTCCTCGGAATCCTGCTCGCCCAGGACCGGCTGCGCCGACGAACGCTCGGGTGA
- a CDS encoding YceI family protein translates to MTDTTTIDVPGYKAGTWVLDPAHSEVTFSVRHMMISKVRGTFGMKSATLIAPENPLDAQVEASVDVTSVDTKDEGRDNHLRSADFFDTENHPTMEFRSTGARVEKGEFLVDGDLTIRGVTKPVTFEFEFGGFGTDPWGNYKAGATAKTVVNREDFGLTWNAALETGGVLVGKDVTITLDLQGALQQD, encoded by the coding sequence ATGACCGACACGACCACGATCGACGTTCCCGGCTACAAGGCGGGCACCTGGGTGCTCGACCCCGCGCACAGCGAGGTCACCTTCAGCGTGCGCCACATGATGATCTCGAAGGTGCGCGGCACCTTCGGCATGAAGAGCGCGACCCTGATCGCCCCCGAGAACCCGCTCGACGCCCAGGTCGAGGCATCCGTCGATGTCACCTCCGTCGACACGAAGGACGAGGGCCGCGACAACCACCTGCGCTCGGCCGACTTCTTCGACACCGAGAACCACCCGACGATGGAGTTCCGCTCGACCGGCGCCCGCGTGGAGAAGGGCGAGTTCCTCGTGGACGGCGACCTCACCATCCGCGGCGTCACCAAGCCCGTCACCTTCGAGTTCGAGTTCGGTGGCTTCGGCACCGACCCGTGGGGCAACTACAAGGCGGGCGCGACCGCCAAGACCGTCGTCAACCGCGAGGACTTCGGCCTCACCTGGAACGCCGCCCTCGAAACCGGCGGCGTGCTGGTCGGCAAGGACGTCACCATCACGCTCGACCTGCAGGGCGCGCTCCAGCAGGACTGA
- a CDS encoding FKBP-type peptidyl-prolyl cis-trans isomerase — MTDDRTKPEIDAPAGPAPADLVVRDIVVGEGAEAKPGDTVTVHYLGVEYETGEEFDSSWNRGESIQFPLRGLIQGWQDGIPGMKEGGRRELVIPPHLAYGPAGGHFLGGKTLIFVIDLIKVG; from the coding sequence ATGACTGACGACCGCACCAAGCCCGAGATCGACGCACCCGCCGGCCCGGCGCCGGCCGACCTGGTCGTCCGCGACATCGTCGTGGGCGAGGGCGCCGAGGCGAAGCCCGGCGACACCGTGACCGTCCACTACCTGGGCGTCGAGTACGAGACCGGCGAGGAGTTCGACTCGTCGTGGAACCGCGGCGAGAGCATCCAGTTCCCGCTCCGCGGCCTCATCCAGGGCTGGCAGGACGGCATCCCGGGTATGAAGGAGGGCGGTCGGCGCGAGCTCGTCATCCCGCCGCACCTCGCCTACGGCCCGGCCGGTGGCCACTTCCTCGGCGGCAAGACGCTGATCTTCGTCATCGACCTCATCAAGGTCGGCTGA